Proteins from a genomic interval of Pantoea deleyi:
- a CDS encoding glycoside hydrolase family 15 protein: protein MSKVKRKIEEHGVIGDLRTCALVANDGTIDYLCWPELDSPSVFAALLDGDDAGLFSLAPDWPDARRQQLYLPDTNILQTRWLDEKGVAEITDYMPICDDKSKLPRLIRRVKMVRGSATFNLRCSPRHDYARAETQAEAHNGCIDFHAEGQPSLRLAGSVVMTLEQDGASAAFTLQAGEHAQFEFGSVDDAHIEALATEHCFEETLRYWRHWSGQSTYQGRWREMVQRSALVLKLLTSHQHGSIAAAATFGLPEELGGERNWDYRASWIRDASFSMYALMRLGYVDEAKHFTEWVGRCVANSHHDEMRLQVMYRLDSGTELHEMELLNLSGYADSRPVRIGNDAWQQTQLDIYGELMDAVYLANKYGEAISQRGWEYVVSMIDWLSENWDQPDAGIWEMRGEPQHFLHSRLMCWVAMDRALRLGMKRSLPMPYERWDRARRAIREDIWANFWNAERGHFVSTRHGDYLDASMLLMPLVRFVGATDPDWIATLDAIKTQLVSDGMVRRYNIHETPADGLNGTEGSFGACSFWYVECLARAGRVQEAHFEFEKLLSYANPLGLYAEEFDSHGHALGNTPQALTHLALISAAFFLNRKLSGEQTQWQP, encoded by the coding sequence ATGAGTAAGGTAAAACGTAAGATTGAAGAGCACGGCGTGATCGGCGATTTGCGTACCTGTGCGCTGGTCGCCAATGACGGCACCATTGACTACCTCTGCTGGCCTGAACTGGACAGTCCCTCGGTCTTCGCTGCCCTGCTCGACGGCGATGATGCCGGACTTTTCTCACTGGCGCCCGACTGGCCCGATGCGCGACGTCAGCAACTCTACCTGCCCGATACCAATATTCTGCAGACCCGCTGGCTTGATGAGAAAGGCGTGGCCGAGATCACCGACTACATGCCCATCTGCGACGATAAAAGCAAGCTGCCGCGCCTGATCCGCCGGGTCAAGATGGTGCGCGGCAGTGCGACATTCAACCTGCGCTGTTCTCCCCGCCACGACTATGCCCGCGCAGAGACCCAGGCGGAAGCGCACAACGGCTGTATCGATTTTCACGCCGAAGGTCAGCCGTCGCTGCGGCTGGCGGGCAGCGTGGTCATGACGCTGGAGCAGGACGGCGCATCGGCAGCGTTCACGCTGCAGGCGGGCGAACATGCGCAGTTTGAATTTGGCAGCGTAGACGATGCGCATATCGAAGCGCTGGCTACCGAACACTGCTTTGAAGAGACGCTCAGATACTGGCGACACTGGAGCGGACAGAGTACTTATCAGGGCCGCTGGCGCGAGATGGTGCAGCGTTCGGCGCTGGTGCTGAAACTCCTGACCTCACATCAGCATGGCTCTATTGCAGCCGCGGCGACCTTTGGCCTGCCGGAGGAGCTGGGCGGTGAGCGCAACTGGGACTATCGCGCCTCCTGGATCCGTGACGCCTCCTTCAGCATGTATGCCCTGATGCGTCTGGGCTACGTCGATGAAGCCAAACATTTTACCGAATGGGTGGGCCGCTGCGTCGCTAACAGCCATCATGATGAGATGCGTCTGCAGGTGATGTACCGGCTGGACAGCGGCACGGAGCTGCATGAGATGGAGCTGCTCAATCTCTCTGGCTATGCCGACTCACGGCCGGTGCGCATCGGCAATGATGCCTGGCAGCAGACCCAGCTGGATATCTATGGCGAGCTGATGGATGCGGTCTATCTGGCGAACAAATATGGCGAGGCGATCTCCCAGCGCGGCTGGGAGTATGTCGTCAGCATGATCGACTGGCTGAGCGAAAACTGGGATCAGCCCGATGCCGGGATCTGGGAGATGCGCGGCGAGCCGCAGCATTTCCTTCATTCACGCCTGATGTGCTGGGTGGCGATGGACCGCGCGCTGCGCCTGGGCATGAAGCGATCGCTGCCGATGCCTTATGAGCGCTGGGATCGTGCCCGCCGGGCGATCCGGGAAGATATCTGGGCGAACTTCTGGAACGCCGAACGCGGCCACTTCGTTTCGACCCGGCACGGGGACTACCTCGACGCCTCGATGCTGCTGATGCCGCTGGTGCGCTTCGTCGGCGCCACCGATCCGGACTGGATTGCTACCCTGGATGCGATCAAAACCCAGCTGGTCAGCGACGGCATGGTGCGACGCTACAATATCCATGAGACGCCCGCCGATGGCCTGAATGGCACCGAAGGCTCCTTTGGTGCCTGCTCCTTCTGGTATGTCGAGTGCCTGGCGCGTGCGGGCCGGGTGCAGGAGGCGCATTTCGAATTTGAGAAGCTGCTGAGTTACGCCAATCCGCTGGGCCTTTACGCAGAGGAGTTCGACAGTCACGGTCATGCGCTGGGAAATACCCCGCAGGCGCTGACCCATCTGGCGCTGATCAGTGCCGCCTTTTTCCTGAACCGGAAACTCAGCGGTGAACAGACGCAGTGGCAACCTTAG
- a CDS encoding DedA family protein: MHLDINALITQYGYLALLIGCIAEGETFTLLGGVAAHEGLLHYTGVVLAAMGGGIIGDQLLYWIGRRWGTRILRRFKKHQDKVVKANRLIKRRPSLFVIGVRFMYGFRLIGPVIIGASRLNPMKFFILNVIGAAIWALIFVTLGYFAGGIIAPWLHKLDQHFKHLLWLVAAVVFAFVLRWVIRRWHTRRADQ; encoded by the coding sequence TTGCATCTGGACATCAACGCATTAATTACGCAGTACGGTTATCTGGCGCTTTTGATTGGCTGTATCGCCGAGGGAGAGACATTCACCCTGCTGGGCGGCGTTGCCGCACACGAGGGATTACTGCACTACACGGGCGTCGTGCTGGCGGCGATGGGCGGCGGGATCATCGGCGATCAGCTGCTCTACTGGATTGGCCGTCGCTGGGGCACCCGGATCCTGCGCCGGTTTAAAAAGCATCAGGATAAAGTGGTAAAGGCTAACCGCCTGATAAAACGCCGCCCCAGCCTGTTTGTGATTGGTGTGCGCTTTATGTATGGCTTCCGGCTGATCGGGCCGGTCATCATCGGTGCCAGCCGCCTCAACCCGATGAAGTTTTTTATTCTTAACGTCATCGGCGCGGCAATCTGGGCGCTGATCTTCGTGACGCTGGGCTATTTCGCGGGCGGCATTATCGCGCCGTGGCTGCACAAGCTCGACCAGCACTTCAAGCATCTGCTCTGGCTGGTTGCAGCAGTGGTGTTTGCCTTTGTGCTGCGCTGGGTGATCCGCCGCTGGCACACCCGTCGCGCCGACCAGTAA
- a CDS encoding Yip1 family protein — MNHVWGLMAHPNLEMRHIKQENESVSHHYTHHVLLMAAIPVICAFIGTTQLGWNLGDGQYVQLNLATGIGLGILFYLIILGGVAVMGRVIHWMARDYPQRPGIPRCTVFAGYVATPLFLSGLVALYPLVWLCVLVGALALLYTGYLLYIGIPLFLNIDREESLRFSGSTLAIGVLVFEVLLALTVVLWGYGPHLF, encoded by the coding sequence ATGAACCATGTCTGGGGACTTATGGCGCATCCGAACCTGGAAATGCGTCATATCAAGCAAGAGAACGAAAGCGTTTCACACCACTACACCCACCATGTCCTGCTGATGGCGGCGATCCCGGTGATCTGCGCCTTTATCGGAACCACGCAGCTGGGCTGGAATCTGGGTGATGGCCAGTATGTGCAACTGAATCTGGCCACCGGGATCGGGCTGGGTATCCTCTTTTATCTGATTATTCTCGGCGGCGTCGCCGTGATGGGGCGGGTGATCCACTGGATGGCGCGCGACTATCCGCAGCGTCCGGGCATTCCGCGCTGCACGGTGTTTGCAGGCTATGTCGCGACACCGCTGTTTCTCAGCGGGCTGGTGGCGCTCTATCCGCTGGTCTGGCTCTGCGTGCTGGTGGGCGCGCTGGCGCTGCTTTACACCGGCTATCTGCTCTATATTGGCATCCCGCTGTTCCTCAATATCGATCGCGAAGAGAGCCTGCGTTTTTCCGGCTCCACGCTGGCTATCGGCGTGCTGGTGTTTGAGGTTCTGCTGGCACTGACCGTGGTGCTGTGGGGCTATGGACCGCATCTGTTCTGA
- a CDS encoding DUF3772 domain-containing protein: MFKLRSFFALLMLALVAFTPALTLAADDTATAAQEQDAAPKLNAAVELPKMQKILDKIKSQVSGDAGENKLTQLNEMALELSGNADTLGQALVPDRQQVDAQLQVLGPAPKADSGVKETPEVTRKRNALESQKSKLDDQIKQAEGIKNGALTLSSQIVNLRRDQLKSQLALNSGTILGARFWSPLLNSQDLDGEKIGEFLQELQDTAALSWEPGWRVGSIMWLLAALLVMTVGRRYGEEFLAWVSIHKLPEGKLRRSFLAAAIALTTLAAVVLTFNFIALAFTRRDEVSENVQDFVDRLVQLSVFCGLIAGLGRALLSTRRPSWRLPTISNEVAMALKPFPPITAVLVFIFQTVEAFNYSVGTSLNTTIFANGLTALLIGTTALAISVRINRVRRRMTLAGTPPEARSTLVGLIQMGLTLTAMAIVVSLLIGYVTLARFLSYEVIWCGLLFGSFYFLSHLLNDGCESFFSTSNATGRRIQNSLNINERHLQQAATLLTAIGKTFLVLVVALALLNGTFASSTPIELLQKVIEFWGGKGLESMNIVPAHMVNALICLIVGIYVLRSVRRWLDTDFLPKTTMDVGMRVSLVTLFSNIGYVLIILLTLSIMGLQWNKLAWIVSALSVGIGFGLQEIVKNFISGLILLTERPVKVGDLVSISGIEGDIRRINVRATEIQLGDKSTVIVPNSQFISQNVRNATMGNAQGVVTITLTFPLNTDPGKVRDILLEVYNENERILETPEPSVSFKDLTQQGIVLSVTGNVAGQRQISGAKSDLLFDILTRLRKEGILLSTPQTMIIERRQMPSAEPEEKLV, translated from the coding sequence ATGTTTAAGCTACGATCCTTTTTTGCATTGTTAATGCTGGCGCTGGTGGCGTTCACCCCCGCGCTGACGCTGGCCGCGGATGATACGGCCACTGCCGCTCAGGAACAGGATGCTGCGCCGAAGCTGAATGCCGCCGTAGAACTGCCGAAGATGCAGAAAATCCTCGATAAAATTAAAAGCCAGGTGTCGGGCGATGCCGGTGAAAACAAGCTGACTCAGCTCAATGAAATGGCGCTGGAGCTGTCGGGTAACGCCGATACGCTGGGTCAGGCGCTGGTGCCGGACCGCCAGCAGGTGGACGCACAGTTGCAGGTGCTGGGCCCCGCGCCTAAAGCCGACAGCGGCGTCAAAGAGACGCCGGAAGTCACGCGCAAGCGTAATGCGCTGGAGAGTCAGAAAAGTAAGCTCGACGACCAGATCAAGCAGGCCGAAGGCATCAAAAATGGCGCCCTGACGCTCTCTTCACAGATCGTGAACCTGCGTCGTGACCAGCTGAAAAGCCAGCTGGCGCTGAACTCCGGTACGATCCTGGGCGCGCGCTTCTGGTCACCGCTGCTCAACAGTCAGGATCTCGACGGCGAAAAAATCGGTGAATTCCTGCAGGAGCTGCAGGATACCGCCGCGCTCTCCTGGGAGCCGGGCTGGCGCGTGGGCAGCATAATGTGGCTGCTGGCGGCGCTGCTGGTGATGACGGTGGGTCGCCGCTACGGGGAGGAGTTCCTCGCCTGGGTCAGCATTCACAAACTGCCGGAGGGAAAACTGCGCCGCAGCTTCCTGGCGGCCGCGATAGCCCTGACCACGCTGGCGGCGGTGGTGCTGACCTTTAACTTTATCGCGCTGGCCTTTACGCGCCGCGATGAGGTCTCGGAGAACGTGCAGGACTTTGTTGATCGGCTGGTGCAGCTCAGCGTCTTCTGCGGCCTGATCGCCGGTCTGGGCCGTGCTTTGCTCTCCACCCGTCGCCCCAGCTGGCGGTTGCCGACCATCTCCAACGAGGTGGCGATGGCGTTAAAGCCTTTCCCGCCGATCACGGCTGTGCTGGTCTTTATCTTCCAGACGGTGGAAGCCTTTAACTACAGCGTTGGCACCAGCCTGAACACCACGATCTTTGCCAACGGCCTGACCGCACTGCTGATCGGCACCACCGCGCTGGCGATCAGCGTGCGGATTAATCGCGTGCGGCGTCGTATGACGCTGGCGGGTACGCCGCCGGAGGCGCGCTCCACGCTGGTCGGGCTGATTCAGATGGGCCTGACGCTGACGGCGATGGCCATTGTGGTATCGCTGCTGATCGGCTACGTGACCCTGGCGCGCTTCCTGAGTTATGAGGTGATCTGGTGCGGCCTGCTGTTTGGCTCATTCTACTTCCTCAGCCACCTGCTGAATGATGGCTGTGAGAGCTTCTTCTCGACCAGCAATGCCACCGGGCGTCGCATCCAGAACTCGCTGAACATCAACGAACGTCACCTGCAGCAGGCGGCGACGCTGCTGACGGCCATCGGGAAAACGTTCCTGGTGCTGGTGGTGGCGCTGGCGCTGCTCAACGGCACCTTTGCTTCCTCAACGCCGATCGAACTGCTGCAGAAGGTGATTGAGTTCTGGGGCGGTAAAGGCCTGGAGTCGATGAATATCGTTCCGGCACACATGGTCAATGCGCTGATCTGCCTGATCGTCGGCATCTACGTGCTGCGTTCGGTGCGCCGCTGGCTCGACACCGATTTCCTGCCGAAAACCACGATGGATGTGGGAATGCGGGTGTCGCTGGTAACGCTGTTCAGCAACATCGGCTACGTGCTGATCATCCTGCTGACCCTGTCGATTATGGGGCTGCAGTGGAACAAGCTGGCCTGGATCGTCAGTGCATTATCGGTCGGTATCGGTTTCGGCTTGCAGGAGATCGTGAAGAACTTTATCTCGGGGCTGATCCTGTTAACCGAGCGGCCGGTCAAGGTGGGCGATCTGGTCAGCATCAGCGGTATCGAAGGGGATATTCGTCGGATTAACGTCCGCGCCACGGAGATCCAGCTGGGCGATAAATCCACGGTGATTGTGCCGAACTCGCAGTTTATCTCGCAGAACGTGCGCAACGCGACGATGGGTAACGCGCAGGGCGTGGTGACGATTACGCTGACCTTCCCGCTTAACACCGATCCGGGCAAGGTGCGCGATATTCTGCTGGAGGTCTATAACGAAAACGAACGCATTCTGGAGACGCCTGAACCCTCCGTATCGTTTAAAGATCTGACCCAGCAGGGGATCGTGCTGAGCGTCACCGGGAAC
- the pbpG gene encoding D-alanyl-D-alanine endopeptidase, producing the protein MPAKIRSTLLSLALLASGQIVSLPAQATTSLSQLAPIAQPQIASGSAMIVDLTTNKVLFSSHPDRVRPIASITKLMTAMVVLDAHLPMNEMLTVDISQTPEMRGIFSRVKLNSQISRRNMLLLALMSSENRAAASLAHAYPGGYNAFIRAMNARARALGMNQTHYVEPTGLSTQNVSSAQDLVKLLKATREYPLLGALSTTKEETAVFAHPNYALPFRNTNHLVYKNDWHIQLTKTGYTDQAGHCLVMRTMINNRPVALVVLDAFGKYTHFADASRLRSWLETGKAAPVPAAALAYKKQKSGQVASNGGGTTDVE; encoded by the coding sequence ATGCCTGCAAAAATTCGTTCCACCCTGCTTTCGCTGGCGCTGCTCGCTTCAGGGCAGATTGTGTCACTTCCGGCGCAGGCGACCACGTCGCTGTCGCAACTTGCGCCTATTGCTCAGCCGCAGATCGCTTCTGGCAGTGCGATGATTGTCGACCTCACCACCAATAAAGTGCTCTTTTCCAGCCACCCGGATCGGGTCAGGCCCATTGCGTCGATCACCAAACTGATGACGGCGATGGTGGTACTGGATGCGCATTTGCCAATGAATGAGATGTTAACCGTTGATATCAGCCAGACGCCGGAAATGCGGGGCATTTTTTCGCGCGTGAAACTCAACAGCCAGATCAGCCGCCGCAACATGCTGCTGCTGGCGCTGATGTCCTCTGAAAACCGCGCCGCCGCCAGCCTGGCGCACGCCTATCCGGGCGGCTACAATGCTTTTATCCGGGCGATGAACGCCAGGGCGCGCGCGCTGGGCATGAATCAGACTCACTATGTTGAACCCACCGGCCTGTCGACGCAGAACGTCTCCAGCGCTCAGGATCTGGTTAAACTGCTCAAGGCAACGCGGGAGTATCCGCTGCTCGGCGCGCTCAGCACCACCAAAGAGGAGACGGCGGTATTCGCCCATCCGAACTATGCGCTGCCGTTCCGCAATACCAACCATCTGGTCTATAAAAATGACTGGCACATTCAGCTGACCAAGACCGGCTACACCGATCAGGCGGGTCACTGCCTGGTCATGCGCACGATGATCAACAATCGTCCCGTGGCGCTGGTGGTGCTGGACGCGTTTGGCAAATATACCCACTTCGCCGACGCCAGCCGTCTGCGCAGCTGGCTGGAAACAGGCAAAGCGGCCCCGGTGCCTGCCGCCGCGCTGGCGTATAAAAAACAGAAGTCGGGCCAGGTGGCCAGCAACGGTGGTGGCACGACCGACGTCGAATAA